A single region of the Pararhodospirillum photometricum DSM 122 genome encodes:
- a CDS encoding TrbI/VirB10 family protein gives MPEPDDDDAKPLTGEPVAPMRLRAEPPRVTRLSRKVLIGLGLVASTGIGGALIYALQTRDGGGGNAELYSTENRATADGLNGLPRDYTGPILGPALPGDLGRPILDAQNRGQPVPTPGIATPAATSPGLSAEEQRRLQEIEAARTGKLFASTETRTTAPSATTTANATPPMPDLTSLGLAPQPATPTAQDRQLAFLNQAADRRTVATDRVAAPASPNILQAGAVIPAALITGIRSDLPGQITAQVTENIHDSPTGRILLVPQGTRLIGQYDNGVGFGQRRVLLVWNRLILPNGRSIVLERQPGADAEGYAGLEDGVDYHWGELFKAAALSTLLSIGANTGSSSDESDLLSAIRDGASDSIGQTGRQIVQRQLNIAPTLTIRPGFPVRVIVTRDLVLEPYGATP, from the coding sequence ATGCCGGAGCCGGATGACGATGACGCCAAACCGCTGACCGGCGAACCCGTCGCTCCGATGCGGCTGCGCGCCGAACCGCCGCGTGTTACCCGGCTATCGCGCAAGGTGCTGATCGGTCTCGGCCTAGTCGCCAGCACCGGGATTGGCGGCGCGCTGATCTATGCGCTCCAGACCCGTGATGGCGGCGGCGGAAATGCCGAACTCTATTCGACGGAGAACCGCGCGACCGCCGATGGGCTCAATGGTCTGCCGCGCGACTATACCGGCCCGATCCTCGGACCCGCTTTGCCCGGGGATCTCGGCCGCCCGATCCTCGACGCCCAGAACCGCGGCCAGCCCGTGCCCACGCCGGGCATTGCCACACCCGCCGCGACTTCGCCGGGTCTCAGCGCCGAAGAGCAGCGCCGGCTTCAGGAGATCGAAGCAGCGCGAACCGGCAAGCTGTTCGCTTCGACCGAGACGCGGACTACCGCGCCGTCCGCCACCACGACCGCCAACGCCACGCCGCCAATGCCGGATCTGACCAGCCTGGGCCTCGCGCCACAACCGGCAACGCCCACCGCGCAGGACCGCCAGCTCGCCTTCCTCAATCAGGCAGCCGACAGGCGCACCGTCGCGACGGATCGCGTCGCCGCGCCGGCATCGCCGAACATTCTTCAGGCCGGCGCGGTCATTCCGGCCGCGCTCATCACTGGCATCCGCTCCGATCTGCCCGGACAGATCACCGCTCAGGTCACGGAGAATATTCACGACAGCCCGACCGGTCGCATCCTGCTCGTGCCGCAGGGCACCCGGCTGATCGGCCAATACGACAACGGCGTCGGCTTCGGGCAGCGCCGGGTGCTGCTGGTCTGGAACCGGCTCATCCTGCCCAACGGCCGCTCGATCGTGCTGGAGCGCCAGCCGGGTGCGGACGCCGAAGGCTATGCGGGGCTGGAGGATGGCGTCGATTATCATTGGGGAGAACTGTTCAAGGCGGCAGCCCTTTCGACGCTGCTCAGCATCGGCGCCAACACCGGATCGTCCAGCGATGAGAGCGATCTGCTCAGCGCCATCCGCGACGGCGCTTCCGACAGCATCGGCCAGACCGGCCGGCAGATCGTCCAGCGCCAGCTCAACATCGCCCCGACGCTGACCATCCGGCCGGGATTCCCCGTCCGCGTCATCGTCACCCGCGATCTCGTGCTCGAACCCTATGGAGCCACGCCATGA
- a CDS encoding helix-turn-helix domain-containing protein, whose product MTTLKVGIADPEEMKARTLRIARGEEKPSPGDPTVWFASTESFARILSAPNREMLRIIAEQAPDSLDELAALTDRAKSNLSRTLKTMIGYGLIRMERSGRKLAPKLIHDRVVLDLPLKESRKRTATAEGDRS is encoded by the coding sequence ATGACGACGCTGAAGGTCGGCATCGCCGATCCCGAGGAGATGAAAGCCCGCACACTGCGCATTGCACGGGGTGAGGAGAAGCCGTCGCCGGGCGATCCAACCGTCTGGTTCGCCTCGACCGAATCCTTCGCCCGCATCCTTTCGGCTCCCAATCGCGAGATGCTGCGCATCATCGCAGAGCAGGCCCCGGACTCGCTTGACGAACTGGCGGCTCTGACAGACCGGGCCAAGTCCAACCTGTCGCGCACGCTGAAGACGATGATCGGCTACGGCCTGATCCGTATGGAGCGAAGTGGCCGCAAGCTTGCGCCGAAGCTCATTCACGATCGCGTCGTGCTGGACTTGCCGCTGAAAGAATCTCGAAAGCGAACCGCCACGGCAGAGGGAGATCGATCATGA
- a CDS encoding DUF2274 domain-containing protein, translating to MTKLKLGPIIDDKPVKVTVELPADLHRDLAAYAEVLGRENGHPPTDPVRLIVPMLERFIATDRAFAKAKRGTAASGGRSS from the coding sequence ATGACCAAGCTGAAGCTCGGCCCGATCATCGACGACAAGCCGGTAAAGGTGACAGTGGAGCTGCCCGCCGATCTGCATCGCGATCTCGCCGCCTATGCCGAGGTTCTCGGCCGGGAGAACGGCCATCCGCCGACCGATCCCGTCCGCCTCATCGTACCAATGCTGGAGCGGTTCATCGCCACCGATCGGGCGTTCGCCAAAGCGAAGCGCGGCACGGCGGCGAGCGGGGGCAGGTCATCATGA